In Balaenoptera musculus isolate JJ_BM4_2016_0621 chromosome 19, mBalMus1.pri.v3, whole genome shotgun sequence, one genomic interval encodes:
- the LOC118884597 gene encoding cyclin-P isoform X3: MLSPTDPLDAKPRSTPVPDGVPAGRRVSPGCPERPPGPCAPPGLEEALSSLGLEGEREYAGDIFAEVMGSRWGHGRAYSEGTSEASLCVALMTSNWCEEIAAPRAGARERSRGAGEESEAVPARPQVCRALPRRALPRAVTPEMRALVVDWLVQVHEYLGLAGDTLYLAVHLLDSYLGAGRVRLHRLQLLGVACLFVACKMEECVLPEPASLCLLGDGSFSRAELLCAERRILSRLDFRLHHPGPLLCLGLLAALARSGPQVLLLATYFLELSLLEAEAAGWEPGRRAAAALSLAHRVLHGAGSGPEPALYSRALREE, from the exons ATGCTG AGTCCAACTGACCCCCTCGATGCCAAGCCTCGGAGCACCCCAGTCCCCGACGGTGTCCCCGCGGGAAGGAGGGTCTCCCCAGGATGCCCGGAGAGGCCCCCTGGGCCGTGCGCGCCGCCGGGGCTGGAGGAGGCTCTGAGCtcgctggggctggagggagaacgTGAGTACGCCGGGGATATCTTCGCCGAAGTCATG GGTTCTAGATGGGGACACGGAAGAGCATATTCGGAGGGGACGTCGGAGGCCAGTTTGTGTGTGGCACTCATGACATCCAACTGGTGCGAGGAGATTGCTGCACCCAGGGCTGGAGCCCGGGAGAGAAGCCGAGGCGCAGGTGAGGAGAGTGAGGCCGTTCCTGCCCGACCCCAGGTGTGCCGCGCGCTGCCCCGGAGGGCCCTGCCCCGCGCCGTGACCCCGGAGATGCGCGCGCTAGTGGTGGACTGGCTAGTGCAGGTTCAC GAGTACCTGGGCCTGGCGGGGGACACGCTCTACCTGGCCGTGCACCTGCTCGATTCCTACCTAGGCGCGGGCCGAGTGCGCCTACACCGCCTGCAGCTGCTGGGCGTGGCCTGCCTGTTCGTGGCGTGCAAAATGGAAGAGTGCGTGCTTCCAGAG CccgcctccctctgcctcctgggcGATGGCTCCTTCTCGCGGGCCGAGCTTCTGTGCGCGGAGCGCCGCATCCTGAGCCGCTTGGATTTCCGGCTGCACCACCCGGGCCCGCTACTTTGCCTCGGGCTGCTTGCTGCGCTGGCCCGGAGCGGCCCACAG GTGTTGCTACTTGCCACTTACTTCCTGGAGCTGTCTCTGCTGGAGGCCGAGGCAGCAGGATGGGAGCCGGGTCGCCGTGCCGCTGCAGCGCTGAGCCTGGCACACCGGGTGCTCCACGGGGCGGGTTCCGGGCCCGAGCCGGCGCTTTACAG